A region of Brevundimonas sp. NIBR10 DNA encodes the following proteins:
- a CDS encoding class I SAM-dependent RNA methyltransferase has protein sequence MDDLLTIDRIGAQGDGIAETPGGPVFAPLTLPGERVRAEVKDGRAERVEIVEASPDRIAPVSPHYGDCGGCSLQHWAAGPYLDWKWEQVRLALAREGIETEIEATVASPPGSRRRIALHARRTPEGRVILGFKARKSWRLVEVSTCPVADPRLVAAFPALAKIAAAFLEHPKSAPTLHVTWTLTGLDVDVTGVERKSGGLSADRQMQAIRAANAADLARLSLAGDTLMMARQPLVAFGPATVPVPAGGFLQAVPEAEAAMTSRAVAAVKGAKKIADLFCGAGTFTFPLATVAPVLAADGSAAGIAALKAGVGSAKGLRQITAEARDLFRRPLSPFDLKGCDAIVFDPPRAGAVDQTAQIVGTKASVVVGVSCNPVTFARDARTLIDAGFRLETVTPIDQFLWSAHVELVGVFRR, from the coding sequence ATGGATGATTTGCTGACGATCGACCGCATCGGGGCCCAGGGCGACGGGATCGCCGAGACGCCCGGCGGGCCCGTGTTCGCGCCCCTGACCCTGCCCGGCGAAAGGGTGCGGGCCGAGGTCAAGGACGGCCGGGCCGAAAGGGTCGAGATCGTCGAGGCCAGCCCGGACCGGATCGCGCCTGTGTCGCCCCACTATGGCGACTGCGGCGGGTGTTCGCTGCAGCACTGGGCGGCGGGGCCCTATCTGGACTGGAAGTGGGAGCAGGTGCGGCTGGCCCTGGCCCGCGAGGGGATCGAGACCGAGATCGAGGCGACGGTGGCGTCCCCGCCCGGATCGCGGCGTCGGATTGCCCTGCATGCGCGGCGAACGCCCGAGGGGCGGGTCATCCTGGGGTTCAAGGCACGGAAGTCGTGGCGGCTGGTCGAGGTCAGCACGTGTCCCGTGGCCGATCCCCGGCTTGTGGCGGCGTTTCCGGCCCTGGCCAAGATCGCGGCGGCCTTTCTGGAACATCCGAAGTCGGCGCCGACCCTGCATGTCACCTGGACCCTGACCGGGCTCGACGTCGATGTGACCGGGGTGGAGCGCAAGTCGGGCGGGTTGTCGGCCGATCGCCAGATGCAGGCTATCCGCGCGGCCAACGCAGCCGATCTGGCGCGGCTGAGCCTGGCCGGAGACACCTTGATGATGGCGCGCCAGCCCCTGGTTGCGTTTGGGCCGGCGACCGTGCCGGTGCCGGCGGGGGGCTTCTTGCAGGCGGTGCCGGAGGCGGAGGCCGCGATGACGTCGCGGGCGGTGGCGGCGGTAAAGGGCGCAAAGAAGATCGCCGACCTGTTCTGCGGGGCGGGAACCTTCACCTTTCCCTTGGCGACGGTGGCCCCGGTGCTGGCGGCCGACGGGTCGGCGGCGGGGATCGCGGCGCTGAAGGCAGGGGTGGGGTCGGCCAAGGGGTTGCGCCAGATCACGGCCGAGGCGCGCGACCTGTTCCGCCGTCCGCTGAGCCCGTTCGACCTCAAGGGCTGCGACGCCATTGTCTTCGATCCGCCGAGAGCCGGGGCTGTGGACCAGACGGCTCAGATCGTGGGGACCAAGGCGTCGGTGGTCGTCGGGGTGTCGTGCAATCCGGTGACCTTCGCCCGCGACGCGCGGACCCTGATCGATGCCGGGTTTCGGCTCGAGACCGTGACGCCGATCGACCAGTTCCTGTGGTCCGCGCACGTCGAACTGGTCGGGGTGTTTCGCAGGTAG
- a CDS encoding TlyA family RNA methyltransferase: MRLDHLLVSRGLFETRSQAKAAIEAGRVTVGGTVATRPAQPVLEDVEITAEAAHRFVGRGALKLDHALTLWPVVVEGRVVLDVGASTGGFTEVCLERGAAIVFAVDVGQGQMHRRVADDPRVVNLEQTDARMLDVEVIPQVPGLIVCDVSFIGLAKVLPAALGLAEAGTDLIALVKPQFEAAGPEGRSKKGVVKDPTAHAAAVQRVSDWLEGVGWTVRATTQSPVTGGDGNVEFLLWAVKGA, translated from the coding sequence GTGAGGCTGGATCACCTGCTGGTTTCGCGCGGCCTGTTCGAGACACGGTCGCAGGCGAAGGCGGCCATCGAGGCGGGGCGGGTAACGGTCGGCGGCACCGTGGCGACTCGACCTGCGCAGCCTGTGCTCGAGGATGTCGAGATCACCGCCGAGGCCGCCCACCGGTTCGTCGGTCGCGGCGCGCTGAAGCTGGATCACGCCCTGACCCTGTGGCCCGTCGTGGTCGAGGGGCGGGTGGTGCTGGACGTAGGGGCATCCACCGGGGGGTTTACCGAGGTCTGTCTGGAACGCGGGGCGGCGATCGTGTTCGCCGTCGATGTCGGTCAGGGCCAGATGCATCGGCGGGTGGCGGACGATCCGCGCGTGGTCAATCTGGAACAGACCGATGCGCGGATGCTGGATGTCGAGGTGATCCCCCAGGTGCCCGGTCTGATCGTCTGCGACGTCAGTTTCATCGGCTTGGCCAAGGTGCTGCCGGCGGCGCTGGGTCTGGCGGAGGCGGGGACCGACCTGATCGCCCTGGTCAAACCGCAGTTCGAGGCGGCGGGGCCCGAGGGGCGCAGCAAGAAGGGGGTGGTCAAGGACCCGACGGCCCATGCGGCGGCGGTTCAGCGGGTGTCGGACTGGCTGGAGGGCGTCGGCTGGACTGTCCGGGCGACGACCCAGAGCCCCGTCACCGGCGGCGACGGCAATGTCGAGTTCCTGCTGTGGGCGGTGAAGGGCGCGTGA
- a CDS encoding DUF5605 domain-containing protein yields the protein MKTGITRRETLTVMTASAAALAGGTAAVASIAIQRWGLHEIVLTAPAGSRPFDVRLEAVFSQGATSLVNPGFYDGEDVWRIRFSPPETGEWRWRTRSDQAALDGQEGVVEVGPATGENHGPVGVTAGYHFAHADGTPFRQVGTTSYGWTHQPPARRQETLATLGTAPFNKIRMLVFPNTSLTTNEALFPFARTGDGDRDWDPATFNPAFFRRLEQCVGALGELSIQADLILFHPYDGKFGLDEMKAEDDDRYVRYVTARLAACRNVWWSLANEYDILKSKTEADWDRLFQVVRDHDPYGRLRSIHNWRVLYDNGKPWVTHSSIQNGSAVLNDATAETYRSVWKKAVIFDEVCYEGSLDERWGNLTGQQMVRAFWHGLVAGTYVGHSECFPVAGGFWLGEGGTLRGASWPRLAFLKSIMEAGPRPGIEPIDKWWDQHLGGVPGQYYLRYFGDETPTEWAIDVPRDGITGGERFHVDVIDTWNMRITRQPGILTLSKKEGTKYFFHDPARPKITLPGRPWMAVRLERAA from the coding sequence ATGAAGACCGGGATCACGCGACGCGAGACGCTGACCGTCATGACCGCGAGTGCAGCCGCCCTTGCAGGGGGAACCGCCGCCGTGGCCTCGATCGCGATCCAGCGTTGGGGCCTGCACGAGATCGTCCTGACGGCCCCCGCCGGCTCCCGTCCGTTCGACGTCCGGCTGGAGGCGGTGTTCAGCCAGGGCGCGACCTCCCTCGTCAACCCGGGGTTCTACGATGGCGAAGACGTCTGGCGCATACGGTTCTCTCCGCCTGAGACGGGCGAATGGCGCTGGCGGACCCGCAGCGATCAGGCCGCCCTGGACGGCCAGGAAGGCGTCGTCGAGGTCGGACCTGCCACCGGTGAGAACCATGGCCCCGTCGGCGTGACCGCCGGCTATCATTTCGCCCACGCCGACGGCACCCCGTTCCGACAGGTCGGCACCACCAGCTACGGCTGGACGCATCAACCGCCGGCAAGGCGGCAGGAGACGCTGGCGACGCTTGGCACTGCGCCGTTCAACAAGATCCGCATGCTGGTGTTTCCGAACACCTCGCTGACCACCAACGAGGCCCTCTTCCCCTTTGCCCGTACGGGAGACGGCGATCGCGACTGGGATCCGGCGACGTTCAACCCCGCCTTCTTCCGGCGGCTGGAGCAATGCGTCGGCGCACTGGGCGAACTGAGCATCCAGGCCGACCTGATCCTGTTCCATCCCTACGACGGGAAGTTCGGGCTGGACGAGATGAAGGCCGAGGATGACGATCGTTACGTGCGCTACGTCACCGCACGACTGGCAGCCTGTCGCAATGTCTGGTGGTCGCTGGCCAATGAATACGACATCCTGAAATCAAAGACCGAGGCGGACTGGGATCGGCTGTTCCAGGTGGTCCGCGACCACGACCCCTATGGCCGCCTGCGCTCGATCCACAACTGGAGGGTGTTGTATGACAACGGCAAGCCCTGGGTGACCCATTCCAGCATCCAGAACGGCTCGGCGGTGCTCAATGACGCGACCGCCGAAACATACCGCAGCGTCTGGAAGAAGGCGGTGATCTTCGACGAGGTCTGTTACGAAGGATCGCTCGACGAACGCTGGGGCAATCTGACGGGTCAGCAAATGGTCCGCGCCTTCTGGCACGGTCTGGTCGCGGGAACCTATGTCGGCCATTCGGAATGTTTCCCGGTCGCCGGCGGCTTCTGGCTCGGCGAGGGCGGCACCCTGCGCGGCGCGAGCTGGCCGCGTCTGGCCTTCCTGAAATCGATCATGGAGGCCGGCCCTCGCCCCGGGATCGAGCCGATCGACAAATGGTGGGACCAGCATCTCGGCGGGGTGCCCGGCCAGTACTACCTGCGCTATTTCGGCGATGAGACCCCGACGGAGTGGGCGATCGACGTGCCCCGCGACGGCATCACCGGCGGCGAACGGTTCCACGTGGATGTCATCGACACCTGGAACATGAGGATCACCCGCCAGCCCGGCATCCTCACACTGTCGAAGAAGGAGGGCACCAAATATTTCTTCCACGACCCCGCCCGGCCGAAGATCACCCTGCCGGGCCGGCCCTGGATGGCAGTCCGTCTTGAGCGCGCGGCCTGA
- a CDS encoding valine--tRNA ligase, translating into MLDKTFDPRAAEPRLYAQWEASGAFAPKTDGAAEAYSIVIPPPNVTGSLHIGHALNNTLQDILARYHRMCGKAVLWLPGTDHAGIATQMVVERQLAAAGNVGRRDMGRDAFVQKIWDWKAESGGTIVQQLRRLGASCDWSRERFTLDEGLNAAVRKVFVQLHREGLIYRDKRLVNWDPQFQTAISDLEVEQREVDGFYWHFAYPLADGVTYEHPVACDEEGVATEWETRDYIVVATTRPETMLGDTGVAVHPGDERYAELVGKFVTLPIVGRRIPIVADDYADPSKGSGAVKITPAHDFNDFQVGKRAGLPSINILNQFAAILDWKDTPTGVDETDDQFEPETPEFVVGTIPAELRGLDRFVARKAIVARAEAEGWLKEIEKTKHVVPHGDRSGVVIEPWLTDQWYVDAHTLAQPALKAVETGATVFEPKSYEKIYFEWLRNIEPWCISRQLWWGHRIPAWYGPNGEIYVAETEEDARELAMDDYDSVVALTQDEDVLDTWFSSALWPFSTMGWPEKTEDLERFYPTSDLVTAADIIFFWVARMMMMGLHFMDGEAPFKRVIINGLVRDEKGQKMSKSKGNVIDPLVIIDELGADPLRFTMAILSGTRDIKLSKERIEGYRNFGTKLWNAARFSQMNEALRVEGFDPATVEQTINRWIRGELVKCERQVAEAIEGGRFDDAASALYRFVWNVFCDWYVELSKPVLNGADEAAKAETRAMTAWTLDQTLKLLHPVMPFITEELWAELGREGAAREEPMLIGAAWPRFDDGFIDPAAEAEIGWLVDLVTEVRQLRAEMNVPPGAKPPLAFVAPDTVTAERLERHRPLILTLARVSEVASVEAAPSGAVSFVSGGATAALSLAGIIDLAAERARLAKAIAAFESDIGHVNKKLGNPNFVAKAASTVIDEQRAKLAEAEEGKARMVAALARIEALG; encoded by the coding sequence ATGCTCGACAAGACCTTCGACCCCAGGGCCGCCGAACCCCGCCTGTATGCGCAGTGGGAGGCATCGGGTGCGTTCGCGCCGAAGACCGACGGCGCGGCCGAGGCCTATTCGATCGTCATCCCGCCGCCGAACGTGACGGGGTCGCTGCACATCGGCCACGCGCTGAACAACACGCTTCAGGACATCCTGGCCCGCTATCACCGGATGTGCGGCAAGGCGGTGCTGTGGCTGCCGGGCACTGACCACGCAGGCATCGCGACCCAGATGGTGGTCGAGCGCCAGCTGGCGGCGGCGGGGAATGTCGGGCGGCGCGACATGGGCCGCGACGCCTTCGTGCAGAAGATCTGGGACTGGAAGGCGGAGAGCGGCGGCACGATCGTGCAGCAACTGCGGCGGCTGGGCGCGTCGTGCGACTGGTCGCGCGAGCGGTTCACCCTGGACGAGGGGCTGAACGCGGCGGTGAGGAAGGTCTTCGTCCAGCTGCACCGCGAGGGGCTGATCTATCGCGACAAGCGGCTCGTCAACTGGGACCCGCAGTTCCAGACGGCGATCAGCGACCTGGAGGTCGAGCAGCGCGAGGTCGACGGCTTCTACTGGCATTTCGCCTATCCGCTGGCGGACGGGGTGACGTACGAGCACCCGGTCGCGTGCGACGAGGAGGGTGTGGCGACCGAGTGGGAGACGCGCGACTATATCGTCGTGGCGACGACCCGGCCGGAGACCATGCTGGGCGATACGGGTGTCGCGGTGCATCCGGGAGACGAGCGGTATGCGGAGCTGGTCGGCAAGTTCGTGACCCTGCCCATCGTCGGGCGGCGGATTCCGATCGTGGCGGACGACTATGCCGATCCGAGCAAGGGCTCCGGCGCGGTGAAGATCACGCCGGCGCATGACTTCAACGACTTTCAGGTCGGCAAGCGGGCGGGGTTGCCCTCGATCAACATCCTGAACCAGTTCGCGGCCATCCTCGACTGGAAGGATACACCGACCGGCGTCGATGAGACCGACGACCAGTTCGAACCCGAGACGCCCGAGTTCGTCGTCGGCACGATCCCTGCCGAACTGCGCGGCCTCGATCGCTTCGTCGCGCGCAAGGCCATCGTGGCCCGGGCCGAGGCCGAGGGCTGGCTGAAGGAGATCGAGAAGACGAAGCACGTTGTCCCGCACGGCGACCGGTCCGGCGTCGTCATCGAACCGTGGCTGACGGACCAGTGGTACGTCGACGCCCATACGCTGGCCCAGCCGGCACTGAAGGCGGTGGAGACCGGCGCGACAGTGTTCGAGCCGAAGTCCTACGAGAAGATCTATTTCGAGTGGCTGCGCAACATCGAGCCCTGGTGCATCTCGCGCCAGCTCTGGTGGGGGCATCGCATCCCCGCCTGGTACGGTCCGAACGGCGAGATCTACGTCGCCGAGACGGAAGAAGACGCCCGTGAACTGGCCATGGACGACTATGATTCCGTCGTCGCCCTGACCCAGGACGAGGACGTCCTCGACACCTGGTTCTCCTCGGCGCTGTGGCCCTTCTCGACCATGGGGTGGCCCGAGAAGACCGAGGATCTGGAGCGGTTCTATCCGACGTCCGACCTCGTCACGGCGGCCGACATCATCTTCTTCTGGGTGGCCCGGATGATGATGATGGGGCTGCATTTCATGGACGGCGAGGCACCGTTCAAGCGGGTGATCATCAATGGCCTGGTCCGCGACGAGAAGGGCCAGAAGATGAGCAAGTCCAAGGGGAACGTGATCGATCCCCTGGTCATCATCGACGAACTGGGCGCCGATCCGCTGCGGTTCACCATGGCCATCCTGTCGGGCACCCGCGACATCAAGCTGTCGAAGGAAAGGATCGAGGGCTACCGCAACTTCGGCACCAAGCTGTGGAACGCCGCCCGCTTCAGCCAGATGAACGAGGCGCTTCGGGTCGAGGGCTTCGATCCGGCGACCGTCGAACAGACGATCAACCGCTGGATCCGGGGCGAGCTGGTCAAGTGTGAGCGTCAGGTCGCCGAGGCCATCGAGGGCGGGCGGTTCGACGACGCGGCGTCGGCGCTCTACCGGTTCGTCTGGAACGTCTTCTGCGACTGGTACGTCGAACTGTCCAAGCCGGTGCTGAACGGTGCCGATGAGGCGGCGAAGGCCGAGACGCGGGCGATGACCGCCTGGACCCTGGACCAGACGCTGAAGCTGCTGCACCCGGTCATGCCGTTTATCACCGAGGAGCTGTGGGCCGAGCTGGGACGGGAGGGTGCCGCGCGGGAAGAGCCGATGCTGATCGGCGCGGCCTGGCCCCGGTTCGACGACGGCTTCATCGATCCGGCAGCGGAGGCCGAAATCGGCTGGCTGGTCGATCTGGTCACCGAGGTGCGTCAGCTGCGGGCCGAGATGAACGTACCGCCGGGGGCCAAGCCGCCCCTGGCCTTCGTGGCGCCTGACACAGTGACGGCCGAGCGGCTGGAGCGGCATCGGCCCTTGATCCTGACCCTGGCGCGGGTGTCGGAGGTGGCGTCGGTCGAGGCCGCGCCGTCGGGGGCTGTCAGTTTCGTCTCGGGCGGGGCGACGGCCGCCCTGTCGCTGGCCGGAATCATCGATCTGGCCGCCGAACGGGCGCGGCTGGCCAAGGCGATCGCGGCGTTCGAGAGCGACATCGGCCACGTGAACAAGAAGCTGGGCAACCCGAACTTCGTCGCCAAGGCGGCCTCCACCGTCATCGACGAGCAACGCGCCAAACTGGCCGAGGCCGAGGAAGGCAAGGCGCGGATGGTCGCGGCGCTGGCGCGGATCGAGGCGCTCGGGTGA
- a CDS encoding TolC family outer membrane protein: protein MLKRSSVLASACVAAVMAGIAAPAFAETLQEAIALAYRTNPTLLAQRANQRALDESVPQARAGLRPTIDVSASANYSRVHAGANETAPTAGIDFNGDGIDDVPASPGSDGVSEATTGSASIGLSQTLYSGGRIGHAISAAEANVLGGRENLRAIEQQVLASVIQAYVDVLRDIEILQIRQQNLTVLRRQLDESNARFEVGEITRTDVAQSESRLAQSQADLANAQAQLSVSRAAYAAVVGQAPATLVTPPQLPGVPSDFEVALSTGLAENPSIKAAEYQLRVAESRVAAARAEYLPSARLTASYGGSGSPDGFDLADRTAFQAGASISIPLFTGGLNQSRVAQAREQANAAQIGIEGERRGVLQDVSSSFAQVISTRASLAAGEEAVRAATVAAEGVRQEAQVGLRTTLDVLNQELELRNAQILLTNARRNEYVAQALLLSAMGRLEGGDLDPNIELYDPAANADAVRNRGALPWDGVLETIDRIAAPPVMPANDAADAPIDEQLKSDVIRTAPAA, encoded by the coding sequence ATGCTGAAACGTTCGTCCGTGCTCGCCTCGGCCTGCGTCGCCGCCGTCATGGCGGGGATCGCCGCGCCCGCCTTCGCGGAGACCCTGCAAGAGGCCATCGCCCTGGCCTATCGTACCAACCCGACCCTGCTGGCCCAGCGGGCCAACCAGCGAGCCCTGGACGAAAGCGTGCCCCAGGCGCGGGCAGGGCTGCGGCCGACTATCGATGTCTCGGCCAGCGCCAACTACAGCCGGGTCCACGCGGGGGCCAACGAGACCGCACCGACGGCCGGCATCGACTTCAACGGCGACGGTATCGACGACGTTCCGGCCTCACCCGGCTCGGACGGTGTGAGCGAGGCGACGACGGGCTCGGCCTCGATCGGCCTGTCGCAGACCCTGTATTCCGGCGGCCGTATCGGCCACGCCATCTCGGCGGCCGAGGCGAATGTGCTGGGCGGGCGCGAGAACCTGCGCGCGATCGAGCAGCAGGTGCTGGCCTCGGTCATCCAGGCCTATGTCGACGTTCTGCGCGACATCGAGATCCTGCAGATCCGCCAGCAGAACCTGACCGTGCTGCGCCGCCAACTGGACGAGTCCAACGCCCGCTTCGAGGTGGGTGAGATCACCCGCACCGACGTGGCCCAGTCCGAATCGCGTCTGGCCCAGTCCCAGGCCGATCTGGCCAATGCCCAGGCCCAGCTGTCGGTATCGCGCGCGGCCTACGCCGCCGTCGTCGGCCAGGCCCCGGCGACGCTGGTGACGCCGCCGCAACTGCCCGGCGTGCCGTCCGACTTCGAGGTCGCCCTGAGCACCGGCCTGGCCGAGAACCCGTCGATCAAGGCGGCCGAATATCAGCTTCGGGTCGCCGAGAGCCGGGTCGCGGCGGCGCGGGCCGAATATCTGCCGTCGGCGCGGCTGACGGCGTCGTACGGCGGGTCGGGCAGCCCCGACGGGTTCGACCTGGCCGATCGCACGGCGTTCCAGGCCGGGGCCTCGATCTCGATCCCGCTGTTCACCGGCGGGCTGAACCAGTCGCGCGTGGCCCAGGCCCGTGAACAGGCCAACGCCGCCCAGATCGGTATCGAGGGCGAGCGCCGGGGTGTGCTCCAGGACGTGTCGTCGTCCTTTGCCCAGGTCATCTCGACCCGCGCCAGCCTGGCGGCGGGCGAGGAAGCCGTGCGGGCCGCCACCGTGGCGGCCGAGGGCGTGCGCCAGGAGGCCCAGGTCGGCCTGCGCACCACCCTGGATGTGCTGAACCAGGAACTGGAGCTCCGGAACGCCCAGATCCTGCTGACCAACGCACGGCGCAACGAATATGTGGCCCAGGCCCTGCTGCTGTCGGCCATGGGCCGGCTGGAAGGCGGCGATCTGGATCCGAACATCGAACTGTACGATCCGGCCGCCAACGCCGACGCCGTGCGCAACCGTGGGGCCCTGCCCTGGGACGGGGTGCTGGAAACCATCGACAGAATCGCCGCCCCGCCGGTCATGCCCGCGAACGATGCGGCCGACGCGCCCATCGACGAGCAGTTGAAGTCCGACGTCATCCGCACCGCCCCCGCCGCCTGA
- a CDS encoding glycine zipper 2TM domain-containing protein, translating into MSRLSRSIALATAAAAAAGAVALPASAQSYYGAPAYGPGYQSQGHYSQPAYGDSYRCDRERSGRTGAGAVIGGGLGAVVGSQLAARGRRTEGSILGGVLGAVVGGSVGRGSSDRCYEQGSYSYGQNGYSQGGYSQNSYGYSQPSSSYGSANVYYDQNGYGPYAANDRRYDDRRHDDRRRDDRYDRGYGDNRQVSPDGRYVYDSQYGWVPR; encoded by the coding sequence ATGTCCCGACTGTCTCGCTCCATCGCCCTGGCCACCGCCGCCGCTGCGGCCGCCGGCGCGGTCGCCCTGCCCGCCTCCGCCCAGTCCTATTACGGCGCGCCCGCCTATGGCCCCGGCTATCAATCGCAGGGCCACTACAGCCAGCCCGCTTACGGCGACAGCTACCGCTGCGATCGCGAACGCTCGGGCCGGACCGGCGCGGGTGCCGTGATCGGCGGCGGCCTGGGTGCCGTGGTCGGGTCGCAACTGGCCGCGCGCGGTCGCCGCACCGAGGGGTCGATCCTAGGCGGCGTCCTGGGCGCCGTCGTCGGCGGCAGCGTCGGTCGCGGCTCCAGCGATCGCTGCTACGAGCAGGGCTCCTACAGCTATGGCCAGAACGGCTACAGCCAGGGTGGATATAGCCAGAACAGCTACGGCTACAGCCAGCCCTCGTCGTCCTACGGTTCGGCCAACGTCTACTACGACCAGAACGGCTATGGTCCCTACGCGGCCAACGACCGCCGCTACGACGATCGCCGTCACGACGACCGCCGCCGCGATGACCGCTACGACCGCGGCTATGGCGACAACCGCCAGGTCAGCCCCGATGGCCGCTACGTCTATGATTCGCAATACGGCTGGGTCCCGCGCTGA
- a CDS encoding protein-L-isoaspartate O-methyltransferase, which translates to MDNAPVDTAAARKVMVDSQVRVNDVTDRGVQAALLSVAREKFCAPDRAWAAYAEVEVEITGDRKLMMARDVAKLLQALQPRAGETALAIAGPYAASVLAAMGLTVTAQDSDQAVLDVVSEGLAEAGVTTVNQPLSEPAGGDYDLIVSEVGVAQRPEAWIAALKVGGRLAVVERAGPAGKAVLYVKGREGVSRRELFDSNPGVVAEMTPAPAFAL; encoded by the coding sequence ATGGATAACGCCCCCGTGGACACGGCTGCTGCGCGCAAGGTGATGGTGGATTCGCAGGTTCGAGTGAACGACGTCACCGACCGGGGCGTCCAGGCCGCCCTGCTGTCCGTGGCGCGTGAGAAGTTCTGTGCCCCCGACCGCGCCTGGGCCGCCTATGCCGAGGTCGAGGTCGAGATTACCGGCGACCGCAAGCTGATGATGGCGCGTGATGTGGCCAAGCTGTTGCAGGCGCTTCAGCCGCGCGCCGGCGAGACGGCCCTGGCCATCGCAGGCCCTTATGCCGCGTCGGTTCTGGCGGCGATGGGGCTGACGGTGACGGCCCAGGATTCGGACCAGGCGGTTCTGGACGTGGTGTCCGAGGGCCTGGCCGAAGCCGGTGTGACGACGGTGAATCAGCCGCTGAGCGAGCCTGCGGGCGGGGACTACGACCTGATCGTGTCCGAGGTCGGCGTGGCCCAGCGGCCCGAGGCCTGGATCGCTGCGCTGAAGGTCGGCGGGCGTCTGGCTGTCGTCGAGCGGGCAGGGCCGGCCGGCAAGGCGGTGCTCTACGTCAAGGGTCGCGAGGGGGTGTCGCGGCGCGAACTGTTCGATTCCAACCCGGGGGTCGTGGCCGAAATGACGCCCGCGCCGGCTTTCGCACTTTAA
- a CDS encoding DUF2497 domain-containing protein gives MTDPTAQEPTMEEILASIRRIISEDDAPAEAAAPAPAPEPVYTPEPEPVAFMAAPEPEPAPAPVEPEDDVLELTDVYEAPEAESIGDLDVFSPEPEPAPAPRPAAAPSYDSLVGESAAASAASAFAGLASSLKKPAPAAAPSGGDLSFMSGSTVEGMVAEMLRPMIKDWLDANLPGIVETAVKAEVERIARSAT, from the coding sequence ATGACCGATCCGACCGCCCAGGAACCGACGATGGAGGAAATCCTGGCGTCGATTCGCCGGATCATCTCCGAGGACGACGCCCCGGCCGAGGCTGCGGCCCCCGCGCCTGCGCCCGAGCCGGTGTACACGCCCGAACCCGAGCCGGTGGCCTTCATGGCCGCCCCGGAACCCGAGCCTGCGCCTGCACCGGTCGAGCCGGAAGACGATGTGCTGGAACTGACCGACGTCTATGAGGCCCCCGAGGCCGAAAGCATCGGCGACCTCGACGTGTTCTCTCCCGAGCCTGAGCCCGCGCCGGCCCCGAGGCCTGCGGCGGCTCCCAGCTATGACTCGCTCGTCGGCGAAAGCGCCGCCGCCAGCGCCGCCTCGGCCTTCGCCGGTCTGGCGTCCAGCCTGAAGAAGCCCGCGCCGGCCGCTGCGCCGTCCGGGGGTGACCTGTCCTTCATGTCGGGTTCGACCGTCGAGGGGATGGTCGCCGAGATGCTGCGTCCGATGATCAAGGACTGGCTCGACGCCAACCTGCCCGGCATCGTCGAGACGGCGGTCAAGGCCGAGGTAGAGCGGATCGCCCGGTCCGCCACCTAG